In Acidimicrobiia bacterium, the genomic stretch TCTGGACTCGCGGCCGATGCCCAGCGCGAGGAACGCGGCCGAGCGTTCGTCGACGACGACGTGCACGCGAATCCGACCATTGCGTGCGAGCGCGAGCGCGAGCGGCGCGGAGCGCGAACCGGGAGCGACGACGGCGTCGGTCACGCCGCCGCGAACCCACTCGTCGACCACCGTGGCCGCGAACTCGGCGGTGACGGGAGGACACAGGTCGGCGGTCACGTCAGAATGCCGCGGTGGCGCGCGTCGTGTTGGTGCCCGGATTCACGCAGTCGGCGTCGGCATGGTCCGTCGCCGGTGCCGCGTTGCGCGCCGCGGGCCACGACTGCGTCGCGCTCGACGTGCCCGTCGACCGTGACTTCGTGGCGACCGCGCACGCGCTCGGCGACGCGGGTGGGCGCGCGGTGTACGCCGGCTACTCGATGGGCGGGCGGCTGTGCCTGCGACTCGCGCTCGACCGGCCCGAGGTCGTGCAGCGACTCGTGCTCGTGAGCGCATCGCCGGGTCTGAGCGACGCGGCCGAGCGGGCGGCGCGGCGGGCGAGCGACGAGGACCTCGCGCGCGACGTCGAAGCGCGCGGTGTCGAGCCGTTCCTGCGCGACTGGCTCGCCCAACCGTTGTTCGCCGGCGTTCCGATGACCGACGAGGAGGTCGCGGCGCGCGCCCGCGCGCACACGGCCGCGCAGATCGCGGCGATGCTGCGCAACCTCGGCACCGGTACCCAGGCGCCGCTCTGGGACCGGCTCGGCGAGCTGCGTATGCCGGTCGCGCTCGTGAGCGGTCGGACCGACTCGAAGTTCGACGCGATCAACGACGA encodes the following:
- a CDS encoding alpha/beta fold hydrolase, with the protein product MARVVLVPGFTQSASAWSVAGAALRAAGHDCVALDVPVDRDFVATAHALGDAGGRAVYAGYSMGGRLCLRLALDRPEVVQRLVLVSASPGLSDAAERAARRASDEDLARDVEARGVEPFLRDWLAQPLFAGVPMTDEEVAARARAHTAAQIAAMLRNLGTGTQAPLWDRLGELRMPVALVSGRTDSKFDAINDEMQAECGATRIRIDGGHALPLEQPHALAAAIGEWLTR